In the genome of Carya illinoinensis cultivar Pawnee chromosome 13, C.illinoinensisPawnee_v1, whole genome shotgun sequence, the window AATTCCATAGAATTGGATGGATGTTTATTTACtttaagtaatttttattaGTAAGGATAGTTGTCCTCAGTGATACAACAATTACAACGACCTTGAAGCATAGGCTATCCAAATTTATTGATCTACTTCTGCTTGCATAACAACACATAAGTAGTTATACATTTGCAGACACTACATGATCTTGATCATCCAGCTTCATGCAGGGGGAACTGAGAAACCTGCAACGTCAAAATGTGACATGAATTCATTCCCAACTGCGCGCCAAATTTaatggaagaaaaggaaaacatataatttataaagaaaataatattaataattatgatCCAAATTAATGAACTAGCTAGGgagtaataatttttcttacttccACACTGGATCCCCGGGAGGAGTGGCATGCCACAGTACTTCGCTGCATAGACAAATTTCCCCATGTCAATCACCTGCTCGATTTCCTTGGTGATATGCTCGCACGTGCATGGAACGTCCAAAGTCAAGAAAACACTGCAGCACGCTGGAGACGGGTTCGACCTTGCCATATTCTTTTCAAGGAAAATACCACAGTAAATTTTTAATGCCTGCAGATCCTCTATGCAACCAGCAACCATGTTGCTGTTGTTATTGGACATCAGAATCCCAAGGATGGCAAAGATAGCCAAAAGCAAGCTATTGGTGTTCAAACCTGTCATCTCTCTTTCTGTTCTTTCACTTAGcgctctcactctctctctctctctctggatgTGAATTTGTTGGGGGTGTTGAGTGGTTTATATAGGGGTTTTGGGAGAGGTGTTAAGGTAATACTTTGGATTTGGGCCTGAAATTGGGTTCCTTCGTTGCAAAAACATGCGTTAAAGTGTTGGTGTAAATGAGCTGCATGTGAACCACAACCTTTTTAGATCTTCCTGCTAAAAGACAagcaaaaagtaaatttgataGGTTACAGGAAGATCAGGCCGATCGAGCCATGGCACATGGTGTGAGTACAGAACGTTAAAAACCCTGTGCCAATGATCTAAAAAGACATTGTAACGGGTAGCTCAACATAAAAATCCCattcttgtatatatatgtaagagGCAAATGTATAAGAAGGATGTGTAATTGGAGTTCGTAGCATTAACTAAATAAgaatctctgttttttttttttcgctctGCTTTTTAAGAACAAAATGTTATTTTGGCTGTTCAATAAACCACTGATCAACTCATTATATTTACAGTCTTCTCAATATATATGTATCTATTATGGTTCCATTCATTAACTTCAAAATGAGTACTGTTGTATAGCACGGAATTAAGATCACTAAATTTCCAGTGGGCTAATCATGATTACGGGTCATTAATTTATGGGTATGgatattaatttgttatcattaacTCATGTTGATAGCTACCATATATGGGCTAAATGAGTTTGCACATACATGGATTAGCTACTACCATTAGCTCATGTTGGCAAACGTGACTGTGCGGATCATTTATGACGAAGAAGATGAGCTTCAAAAGAGCATGAAAGTTCGAGTCCTCTTCAAGGCCTAAGAATTTCGATACAACTCCATGCACAGACCCCTTAGAtagcaaaatttaaattccataGAATTGGATGCATGCTTATTTACTTCAAGTAGTTTTTCATTATGGTAAGGATAGTTGTTCTTAGTGATACAACAACAATGAAGCTCTTATAGCCTATAGGCTATCCAAATTTATTCTATTTCTGCATGCATAACAACACGTAAGTTATACATTTGCAGACACTACATCTTGATCATCCAGCTTCATGGGGGAACTGTGTAACCTGCAACAAAATGTAACATGAATTCATTTCCAACTGCCGAATTTAATGGAGGAAAAGGAAAACATAGTTTATAAAGAAAAGGTTCTTAATTAAAGATCTtaatgattatgatccaaatGATCTAAGGagtaagaatttttcttacttccaCACTGGGTCCCTGCGGGGAGTGCCCTGCCACAGTACTTTGCTACAAAGACTACTTTCTCCATGTCAACCACTTGCTCAACCTCCTTGGTGATATGCTTGCACGCGCATGGAATGTCCACAGTCTGGATAACACTGCAGCAGCCTGGGGAGGGGTTCGACTTTGGCAAGTTCTTTTGAACGAACATAGCACATTGAGTTATCAAACCCTGCAGATCACCTTGGCAAGCTGCTTGGCCAGCAACCATGTTGCTGTTGTCATTGGACATCAGAATCCCAAGGATGGCAAAGACAGCCAAAAGCAAGATATTGGTATTGAAAACTGTCATCTCTCTTTCTGTTCTTTCACTTagttctatctctttctctcttaaTTGGATGTGAATCTGTGGGGGTTGGTGAGTGGTTTATATAGGGGTTTTGAGGGAGGTGTTAAGGTGACACTTTGCATTTAGGCCTGGAATTGTGTTCATTTATTGCAGAAACATGCATTAGGGTGTTGGTGTAAATGGGTTGCATGTGAACCCAACATGTTTATTCGTGCTAAAATACAAGCAAAAAAGTAAGTTTGATCGGTTAGTGGAAGATATTCCACGGCATAAGGCCAGTGTGACAGAACGTTGAAAACCAGCTTGTGCCAATCATCTGAAAGACGTTGTTAacgggtatatatatatatatatatatatatatataaattccctcttcttcttttgaatgatataagaatattcaaaataaataaataactgtaTGTAGTTGAATTCATAGGAAggacatttataatttttctttttatttatttattttgcattcgagactctcaaaatttaaaattagtgccttaaattttctatattttctaatttacatcctcaattaaaattttatcttaaaaacaaatgaaaaattaatggCATGATGCAATCTTTTTTTTGTTCAACACATGGTGCAATCTTAAAAGGAATTTTGGAACTAATTTTCCCTTGATAACCTTTTCTCGTGTCGTTTTATTTACAATCTCCAAACGACAATGCGTGGAGGCTGGCCAAACAAAACGATGTCGCCATTCAAAAACTCCCGAACCCAGAACGCCTGAGCGCCATTTTGTAACTTCGTTCTTCTTCCTGCTCTGCTTCTTCAATCTCTGAAAAAGCCCTAAAACCTTTACTGGAAACCCTAGAAATTAGTGCTTGGAATGGACATGCAGAGGCGCGTGGCGGTGTGCACTGAGAACGAGGGCCTTGTGGCGTACATGTGGAGCAAGAGGCAGGAGCTTGCGGAGAAGCCCAAAGGGATCTCCGAGAACGTTGACATGACTCTTTCAAAGGCTTACTCCAATATGTGCAACTCCAAAACCCCAATCAAGTCCCTCAAAGACCTCTCTCAGATCAAGTGAAGTACCATTTTagtctccaaaaaaaaaaaaaaagaaaaaaagaaaaaaagaagaagctcaaTTTACTGGGAAAAGAATGCTGATCGCATGTCATttgctggaaaaaaaaaatttgggattattttatcgagttatttttttctttttttgggtaaATAGAGAAGTGGGTAATTTTTTCGATAAGGCGCTGTTTGGTTACGAATTCTCATTATCTAGCGAGGGAAAGTCCTGTTATTGGGTGTACGTAGGAATTTTGTagtttctttttaacaaatttaatattaaaacaaaacaaaacaagccAAAGGCCTGAAGTTTACTGTAGAAAGTTTCTTTCTTTAGTCAATGTGTGGTAATCCTAATACGGAATCTTCTTTTACTTTGGCTGCTGAGAGTGTCGGAAATGGAAAAAAGcttgggatttttggcgtaaAAGATGGAGAGAAATGCTTCCGCTTAATAGAGGCCAATAAAAGCACCTGTCTACTAAcattttgattgtttttttccAGAAATTTGTGAAACTAAAGAATAAAATGATGCTTCAAGAGcttgttttggtttcttctgctagtttccttttaatttatatgctattttatatatacttcGTAACGGCTCAAATTGTGTTATAGGGGTGTGGGCAAATGGATCCTAAGACTTATGCAAGGGTTTTTTGAGACTGGTTCAGGTGCTTCTGAACCAGAAGACTTATCTAAAGAAGGTAATTTTGCCAATGCCTGGGAATTTGCAATTTGTTCATCGATCGccatggaaaatttcattggtAAATCCAGTGTTCATTATTATTGACATTTAGGTAAGAGAAGGAAAGGAACCAAACGTTATGTACCACAAAAGAATTCCGTTGCATATGCCTTGTTGATAGCCCTGTACAGGTAACTGCTGTATAATATTTTGCTTTCTTTAGGCAAATCTTTCACTGAACCAagagttttaatatatattttgctgCTAGGGGGATTGCAAATGGGAATGAATTTATGCGTAAACAGGAGCTAATTGATGCAGCTGAAGCAAGTGGACTTTCTCGGGTGCCAATTGCGTGCGTTAACTCATTATATTGGTTTCTGATTTGTTTTTCTCAGTAATTTTAGTGGTTCCAACAGTACAATTGAGATTTTTTAGACTGTTCTTGTTCTTAGGccagaaaagggaaaaggaaaaccGGGGCAATTTGGAAGTTCTCCAAAGGATTGGTATAGTGGGTGGAACTGCATGAAGACATTGATAACCAAGGGATTAGTTGTTAAATCGAGTTGCCCTGCAAAGTAAGGCTACATTTTGCACATTTCCTATTGATAATTACATCTTTTTGATAATGGGTATAAAAGCTGTTAcctctattattaattttttatagtaaTTGTTAGGATATGTGTTATGAGATGCTTTATCAGTTGGTAGCAACTGTCAATGACGTCAGGCAAGTTAGGATTTATAGTTTAATACAGTTTtggtaaaataatattttttatacaagaAACTTCTGTGTAATCAATTTCCCGGTTATTTTGTTAGAATTCTACAAGCTCTTGAAGTATAGATAATTGTGCATATGATTGCGGTTGGTGGCTGCTGTTTTATGCAGGTACCAATAACCCCTGTTATATTGCAGGTACATGCTAACCCAAGAAGGTCAGGAAGTAGCACATGACTGTCTCATGAGATCTGGTTTGGCTGATCCAGCTGATAGCTTGGCTAATACAGAAGGCTTTTCTGATAAGGGGGCACATGGTATGCCAAATCTGGATTTGGTTCAACTTGACGTGGATATAGATGTGATGCCCGCATCTAGGGGTTTAAGTCAGCAGAAGAaattaccgataaaaaaaagtcAGCAGAAGAAATCAATTGATGTGCCATTTGAATCACTTGAGAGGGTACATGTTCAAATTACTTGAACTCTGAGGTTGAACAATCTAGACTAGGAAGCTATCAACCATTTCAGTTCTTATTatgttcttctctctctctctctctctctctctctctctctctctctctctctctctctctctctctcattatatTCTTAAACTTATCCTGGAACCTCTGATTAAGAATTTTGTTGATTAAGAATGAAAAAGCAACCACCAACTGCACCCATATGCACAATTATTTGGTGGCTGCTGGGCATATAGATACTGGAATGATTTTTATTGAAGTATATATCAACTCATGcctttcatattctttttaattgagaaaacgTTTTATATGATCTCTTTCTGCTATTTGGAATATAATCCACTTGCTGCCTATGCATATTTGCAAAGACAATTACTTGCTTCAGTTTGTTACTTTCATCTTGTCCTTGATCACATTCATCTTTTCCTTcgtttagctttttctttttttctttttttaaagaaaacagtGAACAATATATTTATGTAACAATATGGAAGATCACGTTTTTCCTTTTTGTGGTAGCAGCACATAATATGTTGActtgtgctattttgttttatttatttgtttcattttgttttgtttttttttttaatttcttttttattgtaaaaatacCCTTTACTGTAGTTTATGCGCATGGGATACTCTAAGGATCAAGTTCTTAGTGCTTTCACTGAAGTTTCCAAGAGTTCTCAGACGAAGGAGATCTCATCACTCTGGCCAGCAGTTTTGTGTCGTCTTCGAGAGGACCAAGTTTATGGTTTGTGTTCTGCGTCCCAATCTGTAGGAGAAGATTCTGATAAGATTAAATACCTGCACTAACCCAAATGGTAATAAACGTTGCTTCTATGTTAACAAATGATACTGAGTGTTTGATTCCCTGCATATATGCCAGGTCACAGACATGTTGTTGGAAGTGAGAGTAGACTGACAGATCATTCTCAAGATGACGGTGGGCATATGCCagaattatattctaataacaCAGCACCAAACTCTTCTACCTTGAgagaattatattctaataacaCAGCACCAAACTCTTCTACCTTGAGAGCTTGCTCATCATCTTCATGTGTAAGTAAACGATGCTTTCTTTTGCAAACATCTTGCTTCTGAGTCCCAGACGGTTATTATGGCTTCTCAAATATTGCATCTGGGTTTGCATGTAGTAAGCGGCAGGCTTCCTGAACcctgagaaaaagaaaatgggtagTTGAGGCCCTCTTCAGATTAGGCCTATTTATGATTCGCAAGATGCTAAAGCCTGATTGTGATGATAATGGTTAGATATGTGGTGATTAAGTCTATTTATGTATGCAAGCCACATGTGCATAAAGTAGTTTGCTCATATGAAACAGATAGCCCGGATTCAAATTTACCTTTCCCTTTGTTCTTGTACATGGTTGATTTACTTAAAGATCGTgagattttaataatttaatgctCAAAATCCTTTTGAATCTCTTAGGATCGTCCTGTGCAAAAGTCAAGGATGGATGGTTTAAAAGGAAATATGAATGTTTTAAGCATGCCACCTCTGAGCTTTGGTGAGAGATTTGAGGATGCATATGAAGTGACCTTGATATTGGATGATCGAGAGCAGTTTGCCACTCAGGGGTCAGTGAACTTCATGCTTTGGGGAATTTTGCCGTGCTTCTTGAAATGGATTATTATTTGTTCTTTAGGCATTAAGtttgatttatatttatcttttaagatATAAGATAGGTGATGTTTGCAATGATTTTGATGAAGTAACTATATATTGGGTTTTAGCTCGCGGTCGAGGAGAATTATCGAGAATATATGTAGTCAATTCAGAATCAAAATAGAGGTTAGTTCTCTTGAATCTTACTACCTATTAGTTCATAATGCTTCTTTGAATATGGATGGGTACGGTTATTGTTTTCTATATCATTGTTAGATTTGGATTATGGAAACCACTATTGAAAGTTTTTCCTATACTCACATACATCATATATACATAGAAAACTCTCTTGAAATTTGTCATAAATGTTGACTCTTCTGCAGGTTAGACGGTTACCAGTTGGAGATGGAATCTGGATAGCTCGCCATAAATATGTTGACAGTGAATACGtacttgattttattgttgaaaGGAAGAATGTTGATGATTTACGCTGTTCCATCAGGGATAATCGATATAGGGACCAAAAACTGAGGCTTTTGGTATTTCAAATAACTCAATGCCTTGTATTTCTTTCTTGAAGCTTCCCAGCAGCTGTTATTTCTGGTGATAAAATTTgctacacacacatacatggatggatggatggatgctTTGAGCCTTTGAGAGTCGAAAACTTTTGCTCTTGTGGTCTGTTGGGCATGCTTAAGACTAGAGCATTTGAAGTTCTTTCCTAGTAATTTTAGTATTAGGAATTTGCTACTCTGTCTCATCTTCTGCTTATGGTTATCTTTAATTTATATCATCCTGACTTTTTTGGCTGTTAAATTGCATTTGTAAGAGGTGTGGACTTAAGAAGCTGATATATCTTGTGGAGGGGGACCCAAATTCTTCCGAAGCTGCCGAAAGCATCAAAACAGCGTAAGTGATTTTCTGAAAGTATTTATAGGATCcagattttttttaacaataatatgcatgagtGTGTTTGTGAATACATGGTTGGCCTATTAATTATACTGGGGTTGTATTTAAgcaatttgttttcttaatccACTGTTGTTTTCAGAATTTCAAAACTGAACGTGCAGTTTAATTGCAGTCTGTGTTGCAAGTTTTTAATTACCACATAATCTGTAATGGCAATTGAGTAGATAAGCTtggaaagtgagatgagatgagaattttgtaaatagtagtaagatagtttatgaatagtagtgagataatttggaAGCACATAAGACGAGGGTGGGGGTGTTTACTTGCCATACTAAACTTGTGGTGGGGGAGGGtactcatgtaaattttttttttttggccccggggggggggggggggggggtttcccTTACCTGATGTTTGGaaaagagatgagataagataagatgagaattttgagttgaaaactttttccaaacaagccctgggatgtttggaaataatttcCTTCTCATCCAGTCTCAGCTCATTACATcacatctcatttcttttccacacatcattcaaatacaaacattttcaaactaatcattataactttttcaaactaatcattacaactttctcaaactttcaaacaaaatataaaaaacaatgaaactttttcaaatctcaaaacaaaaataatattaaaaaaattatattctaacaatattttaattttataatattttctattcaactttttctctcattttccaaaacccaataaatacttaactcaaactatcttgctactcacaaaattctcatctcatctcatttcgcAAGCATCAATATGTATGTTTTTGCTTCTCATTTTGAGCAATTAGCATTATTGGTTCTGTTGATTTTTGGAATCTCTTCTACATAAATTGGCAAGGATTTTTTAGGCATGATTACTGGGCACAcacaccacccccccccccccccccccccccccccccctcttctctctccctttttctcTCCGCCCTcgattgtttttggttttttgggtGTCATTGATGTGAAGAATTAGTTTCTGATCTGTCTTCAAGTTTTTAATACTGTGCCTTGCAGTTGTTTTACTACAGAGATTCTGGAGGGATTTGATGTGCAGCGAACAACTGGTTTGGCTGATACTCTAAAGAAGTATGGTTATCTTACCCAAGCAATATCTCACTACTATAACTCAGTGTTGCCTGAGGACTGCACTAAGGGCGCAGGAGTATGCCCTCCTTATGATGAGTTTGTCAAAAGGTGCCAAGACCTGGATAAAGTTACAGTCAGCGATGTGTTTGCAATTCAACTCATGCAGGTATAATAAAATGTGAACTTGTGCCTAGAGGTGTGAAATTCTCCTTAATTTTGGTCTTTCTATTTCTGGAGTTCTTGTCCTTAATTTATTGGAACCAAAAATTTGTTCTGAAACTTTAGCAATACGAGAACCATAGAAAAATGGTAAATTTGATTCACGCCTGTTTCATCCCAGGTTTGTTCATCTACAAGTCCTTAAGCACAAATCCCAAATACAACTTgaatttaaacaagaaaaatgataggtGGACAGGAGGAAACACAAAGCAAATCACGGACAATACACATTTTAGTACTGTTCATAGTACTATTCAAGTTTTCTGTCACAATCAGGTGATTAATTCCATAAATATTCCTTAACTTGTAAATGCAGGTCCCACAAGTTACAGAGGATGTCGCCATTGCTGTTTTGGATTTGTACCCAACACTTCTATCTCTTGCCCGTGCCTACTCTCTTCTTGTTAGTTCCATTTTCCTTGGTTCAAAATTTATACGAGCAAGTTGAATGGGtgctttttaattttacttactTCTACTCATTCTGGCATCAACACTCTGTTTTGACTAGGAGGGCGACCAAAGTGCACAAGAGGAGATGCTTAGCAGACAGAGTAAAGATGTGATCAGTTTAGTTGCTAGTAAGAATATATTCTACTTAGTCTGGGGCAACTGAGTGTTTTAATCCCCTTGAACTAACAAGGCTTCATGGATCCTGAAGATTGTGTATTTCATGAAGCAAAAGCAATCTGCTTCAAACTTCGAAGAGATTTTGCAATATGCAATGTAAATAAGAGATAGATTGTGTACTGTGTAGGGTTTGCTGAAGAGTTTCTTATGTTGAGCAGTGTTCTGTTTAAATGTTAGGACTTAGACGTTATTTCACATTTTCTATTGAAATGCTCAGAAAAGATAGGCCAATCAATCTTATTCTCTAAGTTTGTTGTATAATCAATATCACTCTTATTACAGCTTGATGGCATAATTAACCTTTAAccatcatttgaaaaaaatagaaacctcTAACCATCAAGATGAAGGGCAAGATTCTAAAACCAACGAGGCTCGCATATTTGTCTTTAGATAAAGAGaaggtaaataaaaaaaattcagaaaggAAGTTTGAGACATCAACATAAAATGATTGAGAAATGTTCggtttataaaatgaatttacaGAAGTAAAACTCATGAACAAATAAATGTAGCTCGTTGTGATACAGAGATTGTGAAGTTCTGTATActgtaaagtaaatttaacatattatatctaATCACATCAGTTTGAGTTGTACTTTTATAAGATCTTTTTGTAACTTTGTACTTCTCAAAAAGATTTATCTGGTTTCAAAGCAGAGTTTTGTTGCCATAGCTTTCAAGTAGGAAAAGAGCATTTCTTCAACTTTATGCCCCAAAACATTCTATAGGTTGTGACATATTTTTGTCCAAGCATACACTCTTTGTGTCTTCTATTCCACTATATTCTCGATgactttctttattctttttctttcttttttttaaatgagcatAATGTCACTAAGTACTATGATattgcattattttttctttgataaggACTATAAAAGAACAAGCCAAATGGTGCATGTATGGATTGCTATGCGTAATTACAAAAAGGCGTTATAAGGTAAAAGAAACACATTATATTTGCTCAAAAGCCAAAGATTTATTACAGAAGTAAATGTACAAAAGAGATGCTCCAAAGATCATTTGGTGAGGCGGTAATTCATTTGTCTCTGTGATCCCAAATCTTTCACGAAGAACCTTATGCTATAATGATGCGAAATCTGTCCTCAACTTTCTTTGTATCTGAATCTACCAACTGCAAAAGTGAAGGAAATGAGTGAGACAAGTACTTGTATGCGCGCATGAAGGTAGATTCTTGCAGCTAGAAGTGCATGATACTGACCTCTAAGTCTAACTCTTTTTTTGTTGCATGCCCTCTAAAGTAACCAAACTGGGAAATCCTTGATAGACTCCAGCTTTCCACCTGAGCCAATGTACATGACGAAATTCACATGGCAAATATATGCATCATTGTATATGCGTGTGTGTTTTGAGGGGGCGGAGAGGAGTGGGGGACGGAGAGTCTGAGAATTACTTACATCATTCGGGAACTTGTCCAAGGAAAAGCCAGCCATACCAATAACTGCATGCAGTGGGGCACTATAATTGCTATGATCATATGTATCAATCCCATTTCTATCCTTTTTAGGCATGGCCATGCATTTCTTTTGGTAAACTGAGCAAGTTCTCTCATAATTATGAACATGGCCAAAGAGAACCAGATCAACCTGTAATTTAAAGGCAACAAAAAATGGCCAATTTCATACTTTGTAAAGCTAGAGAATAATATTTTTCGTATCTAAGATGGGATAACCAGTTAGTTCAGAAGCAACTTACTTTGTTTTGCAACAGTAATGGTTCTACCTTCTCGATAAATTCTGGATCGACGCTAAGTATACCGTTTGAGGAAGAATACATTGGTCTATGCCTGCAATTTACAGATCATGCAGTTGATTTCAATTTCGGAAATTTGGAGCATACGCATATAAACATAGATATTATGTACATACATATTAACAAGATCTGAAAACAGATTAATGGTATATGCATATTTCAAGTAAAGAATGCAACAGCCAGAGTTTAGGCTACATATATTTCAACAAGCACATGCCTGCACAGAACATGCAGACTATTAAAGATCAGTTAGTGTGATGTTTATTTCCTAAGAACTTTTCATTTATGTTTTACTATATTAAGCTTTTCTATTATTAGCTTGTGTTTGGAAGTTGTATCTCTGCTTTTAATGAAATTTGTGAGTCTCTATGTAAGCATATATATCAGA includes:
- the LOC122292826 gene encoding crossover junction endonuclease MUS81 isoform X2, which codes for MDMQRRVAVCTENEGLVAYMWSKRQELAEKPKGISENVDMTLSKAYSNMCNSKTPIKSLKDLSQIKGVGKWILRLMQGFFETGSGASEPEDLSKEGKRRKGTKRYVPQKNSVAYALLIALYRGIANGNEFMRKQELIDAAEASGLSRVPIAPEKGKGKPGQFGSSPKDWYSGWNCMKTLITKGLVVKSSCPAKYMLTQEGQEVAHDCLMRSGLADPADSLANTEGFSDKGAHGMPNLDLVQLDVDIDVMPASRGLSQQKKLPIKKSQQKKSIDVPFESLERFMRMGYSKDQVLSAFTEVSKSSQTKEISSLWPAVLCRLREDQVYGHRHVVGSESRLTDHSQDDGGHMPELYSNNTAPNSSTLRELYSNNTAPNSSTLRACSSSSCDRPVQKSRMDGLKGNMNVLSMPPLSFGERFEDAYEVTLILDDREQFATQGSRSRRIIENICSQFRIKIEVRRLPVGDGIWIARHKYVDSEYVLDFIVERKNVDDLRCSIRDNRYRDQKLRLLRCGLKKLIYLVEGDPNSSEAAESIKTACFTTEILEGFDVQRTTGLADTLKKYGYLTQAISHYYNSVLPEDCTKGAGVCPPYDEFVKRCQDLDKVTVSDVFAIQLMQVPQVTEDVAIAVLDLYPTLLSLARAYSLLEGDQSAQEEMLSRQSKDVISLVASKNIFYLVWGN
- the LOC122292826 gene encoding crossover junction endonuclease MUS81 isoform X7; its protein translation is MQLKQVDFLGCQLQKGKGKPGQFGSSPKDWYSGWNCMKTLITKGLVVKSSCPAKYMLTQEGQEVAHDCLMRSGLADPADSLANTEGFSDKGAHGMPNLDLVQLDVDIDVMPASRGLSQQKKLPIKKSQQKKSIDVPFESLERFMRMGYSKDQVLSAFTEVSKSSQTKEISSLWPAVLCRLREDQVYGHRHVVGSESRLTDHSQDDGGHMPELYSNNTAPNSSTLRELYSNNTAPNSSTLRACSSSSCDRPVQKSRMDGLKGNMNVLSMPPLSFGERFEDAYEVTLILDDREQFATQGNYILGFSSRSRRIIENICSQFRIKIEVRRLPVGDGIWIARHKYVDSEYVLDFIVERKNVDDLRCSIRDNRYRDQKLRLLRCGLKKLIYLVEGDPNSSEAAESIKTACFTTEILEGFDVQRTTGLADTLKKYGYLTQAISHYYNSVLPEDCTKGAGVCPPYDEFVKRCQDLDKVTVSDVFAIQLMQVPQVTEDVAIAVLDLYPTLLSLARAYSLLEGDQSAQEEMLSRQSKDVISLVASKNIFYLVWGN